From one Bacteroides eggerthii genomic stretch:
- a CDS encoding sugar O-acetyltransferase: MNEVDKMRSSQLANTSSPEIQERFKRAKKLLLKLNRMDGYDEEFRRVLEDLIPGIPASATIWPPFCCDHGDGIRLGEHVFINSNCTFLDGGYITIGAYTLVGPNVQIYTPQHPLDYLERRVEQEYAYPVTIGEDCWIGGGAVICPGVTIGDRCIIGAGSVVTKDIPSDCVAVGNPAKVIRKNEVKKE; encoded by the coding sequence ATGAATGAAGTAGATAAAATGCGGAGTTCGCAACTGGCGAATACCTCTTCCCCGGAAATCCAGGAACGTTTTAAACGTGCAAAGAAACTGCTGTTGAAGCTGAACCGCATGGACGGGTATGATGAGGAGTTTCGGAGGGTATTGGAGGATTTGATACCCGGTATTCCCGCCTCTGCCACAATCTGGCCGCCTTTCTGTTGCGATCATGGCGACGGCATCCGTCTCGGGGAACATGTGTTTATCAATTCCAACTGTACGTTTTTGGACGGGGGATATATCACGATCGGAGCGTATACGCTGGTCGGTCCCAATGTACAGATTTATACCCCTCAGCATCCGCTTGATTATTTGGAGCGGCGTGTGGAGCAGGAATATGCCTATCCGGTGACGATTGGTGAGGATTGCTGGATTGGCGGAGGCGCTGTTATTTGTCCCGGAGTGACGATTGGCGACCGGTGTATTATCGGCGCGGGGAGCGTGGTGACCAAAGATATTCCGTCCGATTGTGTGGCGGTGGGTAATCCGGCAAAAGTGATCCGCAAAAATGAAGTAAAAAAAGAATAA
- the carB gene encoding carbamoyl-phosphate synthase (glutamine-hydrolyzing) large subunit, producing the protein MEKNLKKVLVLGSGALKIGQAGEFDYSGSQALKALREEGISSVLVNPNIATIQTSEGIADQVYFLPVTPYFVEEIIKKEHPDGILLAFGGQTALNCGAELYTNGVLDKYGVRVLGTSVEAIMYTEDRDLFVKKLDEIEMKTPVSQAVESMEDALAAARKIGYPVMVRSAYALGGLGSGICANEEEFLKLAESSFAFSKQILVEESLKGWKEIEFEVIRDANDHCFTVASMENFDPLGIHTGESIVVAPTCSLTDEQVKMLQELSTKCIRHLGIVGECNIQYAFNAETNDYRVIEVNARLSRSSALASKATGYPLAFVAAKIALGYTLDQIGEMGTPNSAYEAPQLDYLICKIPRWDLTKFAGVSREIGSSMKSVGEIMSIGRSFEEIIQKGLRMIGQGMHGFVGNDGVEFDDLDHELSHPTDLRVFAIAQALEKGYSIDRIFELTKIDPWFLGKLKNIVDYKNKLSQYNKVEDIPADVLREAKVLGFSDFQIARFVLSPEGNMEKENLMVRARRKELGILPAVKRINTVASEHPELTNYLYMTYAVQGYDVNYYKNEKSVVVLGSGAYRIGSSVEFDWCSVNAIQTARKLGYKSIMINYNPETVSTDYDMCDRLYFDELSFERVLDVIDLEQPRGVIVSVGGQIPNNLAMKLHRQSVPVLGTSPISIDRAENRNKFSAMLDQLGIDQPAWQELTSLEDVKGFVEKVGYPVLVRPSYVLSGAAMNVCYDEEELENFLKMAAEVSKEYPVVVSQFLQNTKEIEFDAVAQNGEVVEYAISEHVEFAGVHSGDATLVFPAQKIYFATARRIKKISRQIAKELNISGPFNIQFLARNNEVKVIECNLRASRSFPFVSKVLKRNFIETATKIMLDAPYSRPDKSAFDIDWIGVKASQFSFSRLHKADPVLGVDMSSTGEVGCIGDDFSEALLNSMIATGFKIPSLEKGVMFSSGAMKSKVDLLDASRMLFAKGYKIYATAGTAAFLNAHGVNTEAVFWPDERADAENNVMTMIAEHKFDLIVNIPKNHSKRELTNGYKIRRGAIDHNIPLITNARLAGAFIEAFCEMKMEDIQIKSWQEYK; encoded by the coding sequence ATGGAAAAGAATTTGAAGAAAGTGCTTGTTTTGGGCTCAGGTGCGCTCAAGATCGGTCAGGCGGGAGAGTTTGACTATTCCGGCTCGCAGGCTTTGAAGGCTTTGCGTGAAGAGGGTATAAGTTCGGTATTGGTGAACCCGAACATTGCTACAATCCAAACATCGGAAGGTATTGCCGATCAGGTTTATTTCTTGCCGGTGACTCCTTATTTTGTAGAGGAAATCATCAAGAAAGAACATCCGGATGGCATTTTGTTAGCTTTTGGCGGACAGACCGCACTGAACTGTGGTGCGGAACTCTATACCAACGGCGTTTTAGATAAATACGGCGTACGTGTGCTGGGAACCTCCGTAGAGGCTATCATGTACACCGAAGACCGCGACCTTTTTGTGAAGAAGCTGGACGAAATAGAGATGAAGACGCCCGTCAGCCAAGCTGTGGAAAGCATGGAAGACGCCCTCGCCGCAGCCCGCAAAATCGGTTATCCCGTAATGGTGCGTTCGGCTTATGCCTTGGGCGGACTGGGCAGCGGTATCTGTGCCAACGAGGAGGAATTCCTGAAACTGGCCGAGAGCTCTTTTGCTTTCTCCAAGCAGATTCTGGTGGAAGAGTCCTTGAAGGGCTGGAAAGAGATTGAATTTGAGGTGATCCGCGATGCCAACGACCACTGCTTCACCGTAGCAAGCATGGAAAACTTCGATCCGCTGGGCATCCATACGGGTGAGTCCATCGTGGTTGCGCCTACCTGCTCGCTTACCGACGAACAGGTGAAAATGTTGCAGGAACTTTCTACGAAATGTATCCGCCACCTCGGCATCGTGGGCGAATGTAATATACAGTATGCATTCAATGCCGAAACCAACGACTACCGCGTGATTGAGGTGAATGCCCGTCTGTCGCGTTCTTCCGCACTGGCATCCAAGGCCACCGGCTATCCGCTTGCTTTCGTTGCCGCCAAGATTGCGCTGGGCTATACGCTCGACCAGATCGGCGAAATGGGAACTCCCAATTCGGCTTACGAGGCTCCGCAACTGGATTACCTGATCTGCAAAATCCCGCGTTGGGACTTGACGAAGTTTGCGGGGGTATCACGCGAAATCGGTTCGAGCATGAAGTCAGTGGGCGAAATCATGTCTATCGGCCGCTCTTTCGAAGAAATCATCCAAAAGGGCTTGCGTATGATAGGACAAGGCATGCATGGCTTTGTGGGCAACGACGGTGTGGAATTCGATGATTTGGACCATGAACTGTCTCACCCCACCGACCTGCGTGTATTTGCCATTGCCCAGGCTTTGGAGAAGGGGTATAGCATTGACCGCATCTTCGAACTGACAAAGATCGATCCCTGGTTCCTCGGCAAATTGAAGAATATCGTAGATTATAAAAATAAACTTTCACAATATAATAAGGTGGAAGACATTCCGGCTGACGTGCTGCGCGAAGCAAAGGTACTCGGCTTCTCCGACTTCCAGATTGCGCGTTTCGTGCTGAGCCCGGAAGGCAATATGGAGAAAGAGAACCTTATGGTACGCGCCCGCCGCAAGGAGTTGGGTATTCTCCCGGCTGTGAAGCGCATCAATACCGTTGCTTCCGAACATCCGGAACTGACGAACTACCTCTATATGACGTATGCCGTACAGGGATATGATGTGAACTACTATAAAAACGAGAAGTCGGTAGTTGTACTGGGATCGGGCGCTTACCGCATCGGCTCTTCCGTAGAGTTCGACTGGTGTTCTGTGAACGCTATCCAAACGGCACGCAAGCTGGGTTACAAGTCAATCATGATTAACTACAACCCTGAAACGGTGTCCACCGACTACGACATGTGCGACCGCCTGTACTTCGATGAACTTTCTTTTGAACGTGTACTCGACGTCATCGACCTTGAACAGCCGCGCGGCGTAATCGTGTCCGTAGGCGGACAGATTCCGAACAACCTTGCCATGAAGCTCCACCGCCAGTCGGTGCCTGTGCTGGGTACTTCTCCCATCTCTATCGACCGCGCAGAAAACCGCAACAAATTCTCTGCCATGCTCGACCAGCTTGGCATTGACCAGCCGGCATGGCAGGAGCTGACCAGCCTGGAAGACGTGAAGGGATTCGTTGAAAAAGTGGGTTATCCTGTATTGGTGCGTCCGTCGTATGTGCTCTCCGGCGCTGCGATGAATGTGTGCTACGATGAAGAAGAACTGGAAAACTTCCTGAAAATGGCCGCCGAGGTTTCTAAGGAGTATCCGGTGGTGGTGTCTCAGTTCTTGCAGAATACAAAGGAGATTGAGTTTGATGCTGTGGCACAGAACGGTGAGGTGGTGGAATATGCCATTTCCGAGCACGTGGAGTTTGCCGGTGTGCACTCCGGTGACGCTACGCTGGTGTTCCCGGCGCAGAAGATCTACTTTGCTACGGCACGCCGTATCAAGAAGATCAGCCGTCAGATAGCAAAGGAACTTAACATTTCCGGTCCTTTCAACATCCAGTTCCTGGCACGTAACAACGAGGTGAAGGTCATCGAATGTAACTTGCGTGCTTCGCGTAGCTTCCCGTTCGTGTCTAAAGTGCTGAAACGCAACTTCATCGAGACTGCTACGAAGATCATGCTGGATGCTCCCTATTCCCGTCCGGACAAGTCGGCGTTCGACATCGACTGGATCGGCGTAAAGGCGTCTCAGTTCTCCTTCTCACGTCTGCATAAGGCAGACCCGGTATTGGGCGTGGACATGTCCTCTACGGGCGAGGTGGGCTGTATCGGCGACGACTTCTCCGAAGCATTGCTGAACTCCATGATTGCCACCGGCTTCAAGATTCCTTCTTTGGAGAAAGGTGTTATGTTCTCTTCCGGTGCAATGAAATCGAAAGTGGATCTGCTGGATGCCAGCCGTATGCTCTTTGCCAAGGGGTATAAAATCTACGCTACGGCAGGTACCGCCGCGTTCCTCAACGCACATGGCGTGAACACCGAGGCTGTGTTCTGGCCGGATGAACGTGCCGATGCGGAAAACAATGTAATGACGATGATTGCCGAACATAAGTTCGACCTGATTGTGAATATTCCGAAGAACCATTCTAAGCGCGAGCTGACCAACGGTTACAAGATTCGCCGCGGCGCTATCGACCATAACATTCCTTTGATTACGAATGCCCGTCTGGCAGGTGCTTTCATTGAAGCGTTCTGCGAGATGAAAATGGAAGATATTCAGATTAAGAGCTGGCAGGAATATAAATAA
- the mutL gene encoding DNA mismatch repair endonuclease MutL — protein sequence MSDIIHLLPDSVANQIAAGEVIQRPASVIKELVENAIDAEAGEIHVLVTDAGKTGIQVIDDGKGMSETDARLSFERHATSKIREASDLFALRTMGFRGEALASIAAVAEVELKTRPAGEELGTRLLIAGSKVESQEAVSCPKGSNFSVKNLFFNVPARRKFLKANSTELSNILAEFERIALVHPDVAFYLYSNDTELFNLPVMPLRQRILAVFGKKLNQQLLSVDVDTTMIKVSGFVAKPETSRKKGAHQYFFVNGRYMRHPYFHKAVMDAYEQLIPAGEQISYFIYFEVDPANIDVNIHPTKTEIKFENEQAIWQILSAAVKESLGKFNAVPSIDFDTEGMPDIPTFEQSRPIEPPKVHYNADFNPFKTSSASSYGGGSYSRQSVEWEGLYSGLEKASKMNEPAAEEPLDFETTVSDVTEPASELSQSPSLYSGESSSMEKGAQHLQFKGRFILTSVKSGLMLIDQHRAHVRVLFDRYMNQIRQKQGVSQGVLFPEIVQLPASEAAVLESLSDDLAAVGFDLSPLGGGSYAINGIPSGIEGLNPVELVRNMVHTAMEKGSDVKEEVRTILALTLARAAAIVYGQVLSNDEMSNLVDSLFACATPNYTPDGRTVLSTIKEEDIEKLFLK from the coding sequence ATGAGCGATATCATTCATTTGCTGCCCGATTCGGTTGCGAACCAGATTGCTGCCGGAGAGGTGATCCAGCGTCCGGCATCCGTCATCAAGGAATTGGTAGAAAATGCGATTGATGCAGAAGCCGGAGAGATACATGTGCTGGTAACGGATGCGGGGAAGACCGGCATCCAGGTTATCGACGACGGAAAGGGCATGTCCGAAACGGATGCCCGTTTGTCTTTTGAGCGCCACGCCACTTCCAAGATACGTGAAGCCTCCGATTTGTTTGCTTTGCGCACGATGGGATTTCGTGGAGAAGCGCTGGCATCCATTGCCGCGGTGGCGGAAGTGGAATTGAAGACCCGTCCTGCCGGTGAGGAACTCGGTACGCGGTTGCTGATTGCCGGCTCTAAGGTAGAGAGCCAGGAGGCTGTGTCCTGTCCTAAGGGGAGCAATTTCTCCGTAAAGAACCTGTTTTTCAATGTCCCTGCCCGCCGCAAGTTCCTGAAGGCGAACTCGACGGAGCTGAGCAATATCCTGGCGGAGTTTGAGCGTATTGCTTTGGTGCATCCGGATGTCGCTTTCTATCTGTATAGCAATGATACGGAGTTGTTCAACCTGCCTGTCATGCCATTGCGGCAGCGTATTCTTGCCGTATTCGGCAAAAAGTTGAACCAGCAGTTGTTGTCGGTAGATGTGGATACGACGATGATAAAGGTTTCGGGTTTTGTTGCAAAGCCGGAGACGTCCCGCAAGAAAGGTGCACACCAGTACTTTTTTGTAAACGGGCGTTACATGCGCCACCCCTATTTCCACAAAGCGGTGATGGACGCTTATGAGCAACTGATTCCTGCCGGAGAGCAAATATCCTACTTCATCTATTTTGAAGTTGATCCAGCCAATATAGATGTGAACATTCATCCAACAAAGACAGAAATCAAGTTTGAGAACGAACAGGCCATTTGGCAGATACTTTCGGCTGCCGTTAAGGAGTCGCTTGGAAAGTTCAATGCTGTGCCGTCCATCGATTTCGATACGGAAGGGATGCCCGACATCCCTACATTCGAGCAGAGTCGCCCTATCGAACCGCCTAAAGTTCATTATAATGCGGATTTCAATCCTTTCAAGACTTCGTCCGCTTCGTCCTACGGCGGGGGCAGCTATTCCCGTCAAAGTGTGGAATGGGAAGGGTTATACTCCGGCTTGGAGAAGGCGAGCAAGATGAACGAACCTGCTGCGGAGGAACCTCTTGATTTCGAGACAACCGTTTCAGATGTGACAGAGCCTGCCTCTGAGCTTTCCCAGTCTCCTTCTCTGTATTCCGGTGAGTCCTCTTCCATGGAAAAGGGAGCGCAGCATCTGCAATTCAAAGGACGTTTTATTCTTACTTCCGTAAAATCCGGTTTGATGCTGATAGACCAGCATCGTGCGCATGTGCGGGTGCTGTTCGATCGTTATATGAACCAGATTCGCCAGAAGCAGGGGGTGTCTCAGGGAGTGTTGTTCCCGGAGATCGTCCAGTTGCCGGCTTCCGAAGCGGCGGTGTTGGAGAGCCTGTCGGACGATTTGGCGGCAGTAGGTTTCGACCTGAGTCCTTTGGGCGGGGGCAGTTACGCTATCAACGGCATCCCTTCCGGCATCGAAGGGCTGAATCCGGTGGAGCTGGTGCGTAATATGGTGCATACCGCTATGGAAAAAGGCAGCGATGTGAAAGAAGAAGTCCGGACAATCCTTGCGCTGACATTGGCGCGCGCGGCGGCTATCGTCTACGGGCAGGTGTTGAGCAATGATGAAATGTCCAACCTCGTAGACAGTCTGTTTGCCTGTGCCACGCCTAATTATACGCCCGACGGACGTACGGTACTTTCTACCATTAAAGAAGAAGATATTGAAAAACTGTTTTTGAAGTGA
- a CDS encoding OmpA family protein, protein MKKILMLLALAGVSSAAMAQQKPVVVEQVDIIQVQDKYQVITNPFWSNWFFSIGGGASVMYGDNDQQLGDFGKRISPTMNISVGKWFTPGLGLRLQYSGLQAKGFTMDPFADYVKGTQRENGSYKQRFEYMNFHGDVMFNLNALFGGYNQYRVYEIIPYLGAGITHNYTKPHRQALSVNAGIINRFRISNAIDINLELSAMGTEDKFDGTVAGKGYDGVFSATLGLTYHFPKRGFNRPMPQLISALELSAMQQQIAEMAAANQQLESALTAAQNRPVEVAETEVVVTDPNIAPRTVFFNIGSAEVSPREVMNISYLAKQMQEFPNATYTVNGYADSATGTPEFNKELSLKRAQAVVDVLVKDYGISADRLKISADGGVDKFGQPILNRVVLVKSAN, encoded by the coding sequence ATGAAAAAGATTCTAATGTTGCTGGCATTGGCCGGCGTATCTTCTGCTGCTATGGCGCAGCAAAAACCTGTCGTTGTGGAACAGGTCGACATTATTCAGGTACAGGACAAGTACCAAGTAATCACAAATCCATTTTGGAGCAACTGGTTCTTTTCTATCGGAGGCGGTGCATCGGTGATGTATGGAGATAACGACCAGCAGTTGGGCGACTTCGGCAAGCGCATCAGTCCTACGATGAACATCTCTGTCGGCAAATGGTTTACTCCGGGTCTCGGATTGCGTTTGCAGTATAGTGGTCTTCAGGCAAAAGGTTTCACGATGGATCCGTTTGCCGATTATGTAAAGGGCACTCAACGTGAAAACGGTTCGTACAAGCAACGCTTTGAGTATATGAACTTTCATGGTGATGTGATGTTCAATCTGAATGCCTTGTTTGGCGGTTACAATCAATACCGCGTATATGAAATAATTCCTTATTTGGGTGCCGGTATCACTCATAACTATACCAAGCCCCATCGTCAGGCCCTGTCGGTGAACGCCGGTATTATCAACCGCTTCCGCATTTCGAATGCGATCGACATTAATTTGGAGCTGAGTGCAATGGGGACTGAGGACAAGTTTGACGGAACAGTTGCCGGTAAGGGTTATGACGGTGTGTTCAGTGCAACGCTCGGTCTGACCTACCACTTCCCGAAACGCGGTTTCAACCGTCCGATGCCGCAGTTGATTTCAGCGCTTGAACTCTCTGCCATGCAACAGCAGATTGCTGAAATGGCTGCTGCCAACCAACAGCTCGAATCGGCTCTGACCGCTGCACAGAACAGACCGGTAGAGGTTGCTGAAACCGAAGTTGTCGTTACCGATCCGAATATCGCGCCGCGTACCGTATTCTTCAATATAGGTTCTGCCGAGGTGTCTCCGCGTGAGGTGATGAACATCTCTTATCTGGCCAAACAGATGCAGGAATTCCCGAACGCGACTTACACCGTAAACGGTTATGCCGACTCTGCCACAGGTACTCCTGAGTTCAACAAGGAGTTGAGCTTGAAACGTGCACAGGCAGTGGTGGATGTTTTGGTGAAGGACTACGGAATCTCTGCCGACCGCCTGAAGATTTCTGCCGACGGTGGTGTTGACAAGTTCGGACAGCCCATCCTGAATCGTGTGGTACTGGTGAAATCTGCTAACTAA
- the trpS gene encoding tryptophan--tRNA ligase, whose product MAKEKIILTGDRPTGRLHIGHYVGSLRRRVELQNSGLYDKTFVFIADAQALTDNMENPEKVRQNVIEVALDYLACGLDPAKSTIFIQSQIPELCELTFYYMDLVTVSRLQRNPTVKTEIQMRNFETSIPVGFFTYPISQAADITAFRATTVPVGEDQEPMIEQAREIVRRFNFIYGDTLVEPEILLPDNAACLRLPGTDGKAKMSKSLGNCIYLSDTADEVQKKVKSMYTDPNHLRVQDPGKIEGNTVFTYLDAFCRPEHFERYLPDYPSLEELKAHYQRGGLGDMKVKGFLNNIMQETLEPIRNRRKEFEKDIPAIYEMLRKGCETARETAAATLDDVRRAMKINYFDDAELIAEQVKKFSAE is encoded by the coding sequence ATGGCAAAAGAAAAAATCATCCTTACGGGCGACCGGCCCACAGGACGCCTGCACATCGGACATTATGTAGGCTCATTGAGACGCAGAGTGGAGTTGCAGAACTCCGGACTGTATGACAAGACATTCGTGTTCATAGCCGATGCACAAGCATTGACAGACAACATGGAGAACCCTGAGAAAGTTCGTCAGAACGTTATTGAAGTGGCACTCGACTATCTGGCATGCGGACTGGATCCGGCAAAGAGCACCATCTTCATCCAGTCGCAAATACCGGAACTGTGCGAACTCACATTCTACTATATGGACCTCGTCACCGTATCACGCCTGCAGCGCAACCCGACGGTGAAGACGGAAATCCAAATGCGCAACTTCGAGACGAGCATCCCGGTAGGTTTCTTCACCTATCCCATCAGTCAGGCTGCGGACATTACGGCCTTCCGCGCCACCACCGTTCCCGTAGGCGAAGACCAGGAACCGATGATTGAGCAGGCCCGCGAAATCGTACGCCGCTTCAACTTCATCTACGGCGACACACTGGTAGAGCCCGAAATCCTTCTGCCGGACAACGCAGCCTGCCTGCGCCTGCCGGGAACAGACGGAAAAGCCAAGATGAGCAAGTCACTGGGCAACTGCATCTACCTTTCCGACACAGCCGACGAGGTGCAGAAGAAAGTGAAAAGCATGTACACCGACCCCAACCACCTGCGCGTGCAGGATCCGGGCAAAATTGAGGGCAATACCGTATTTACTTATCTGGACGCCTTCTGCCGCCCCGAACATTTTGAACGTTACCTGCCCGACTACCCCTCTCTGGAAGAATTGAAGGCGCACTACCAACGTGGCGGACTGGGCGACATGAAAGTGAAAGGTTTCCTCAACAACATCATGCAGGAGACGTTGGAACCGATTCGTAATCGCCGCAAGGAGTTCGAAAAGGACATTCCCGCCATCTACGAGATGCTGAGAAAAGGTTGCGAAACAGCACGCGAAACAGCCGCCGCAACATTGGACGATGTGCGTCGCGCCATGAAAATCAACTATTTTGACGACGCGGAACTGATTGCGGAACAAGTGAAAAAGTTCAGCGCAGAATAA
- a CDS encoding pseudouridine synthase — protein MSTENETWRDASSSEENSGAGRDGNQFNREGGYNRPSYNRENGDRPYRPRFNNENGDRPQRAYSSDRSYRPRFNPNGENGDRPQRSYGNNAGGDRPYRPRYNSEGGDRPQRSYGNNASGDRPYRPRYNSEGGDRPQRSYGNNAGGDRPYRPRYNSEGGDRPQRSYGNNAGGDRPYRPRYNSEGGDRPQRSYGNNAGGDRPYRPRYNGEGGDRPQRPYGNRDSYSRPIRRTADYDPNAKYSKKKQIEYKEQFVDPNEPIRLNKFLANAGVCSRREADEFITAGVVSVNGEVVTELGTKIKRGDEVKFHDQAVSIERKIYVLLNKPKDTVTTSDDPQARRTVMDLVKGACSERIYPVGRLDRNTTGVLLLTNDGDLASKLTHPKYLKKKIYHVHLDKNLTKADMEQIAAGIQLDDGEIQADAISYTDDFKKDEVGIEIHSGKNRIVRRIFESLGYKVVKLDRVFFAGLTKKGLRRGEWRYLTEQEVNFLRMGSFE, from the coding sequence ATGAGTACAGAAAATGAAACTTGGCGTGATGCCTCTTCTTCAGAAGAGAATTCAGGCGCCGGCCGTGATGGTAACCAATTTAACAGAGAGGGAGGTTACAACCGTCCGTCTTATAATCGTGAAAATGGGGACCGCCCTTATCGTCCGAGATTTAATAATGAAAATGGGGATCGCCCGCAACGTGCTTATAGCAGCGACCGTTCTTATCGCCCGCGTTTTAACCCGAATGGAGAGAATGGCGACCGCCCTCAGCGTTCTTATGGCAACAATGCCGGTGGCGACCGTCCTTACCGTCCCCGCTACAACAGCGAAGGCGGCGACCGTCCCCAGCGCTCTTACGGCAACAATGCCAGTGGCGACCGTCCTTATCGTCCCCGCTACAACAGCGAAGGCGGCGACCGTCCCCAGCGTTCTTATGGCAACAATGCCGGTGGCGACCGTCCTTACCGTCCCCGCTACAACAGCGAAGGCGGCGACCGTCCTCAGCGTTCTTATGGCAACAATGCCGGTGGCGACCGTCCTTACCGTCCCCGTTACAACAGCGAAGGCGGCGATCGTCCTCAGCGCTCTTACGGCAACAATGCCGGTGGCGACCGTCCTTACCGCCCCCGCTACAATGGCGAAGGTGGTGACCGTCCCCAGCGTCCTTATGGCAACAGGGATAGTTACAGCCGTCCGATCCGTCGTACGGCGGATTATGATCCCAATGCCAAGTATAGCAAGAAGAAGCAGATAGAATACAAGGAGCAGTTTGTCGATCCGAATGAACCGATCCGTTTGAATAAGTTTCTGGCGAATGCCGGTGTGTGTTCACGTCGCGAGGCGGATGAGTTTATTACAGCCGGTGTGGTGTCTGTGAACGGAGAAGTGGTGACCGAATTAGGTACGAAGATCAAACGCGGTGATGAGGTGAAGTTCCACGATCAGGCTGTCAGCATCGAACGCAAGATATATGTTCTGCTGAACAAACCGAAAGATACGGTGACGACTTCCGATGATCCGCAGGCACGCCGCACCGTAATGGACTTGGTGAAAGGCGCTTGCAGCGAGCGTATCTATCCGGTGGGCCGTCTGGACCGTAATACTACGGGCGTGCTGTTGCTCACCAATGACGGTGACTTGGCTTCTAAGCTGACTCATCCCAAATATCTGAAAAAGAAAATATATCATGTGCACTTGGATAAAAATCTGACCAAGGCCGATATGGAGCAGATTGCGGCCGGTATCCAGCTGGACGACGGTGAGATTCAGGCAGATGCTATCAGCTACACAGATGATTTTAAGAAAGATGAAGTGGGCATAGAAATTCATTCCGGTAAGAACCGTATCGTGCGCCGTATTTTTGAGTCGCTGGGATATAAGGTGGTAAAACTGGATCGTGTGTTTTTTGCCGGCTTAACCAAGAAAGGCTTGCGTCGCGGTGAATGGCGTTATCTCACAGAACAAGAGGTGAACTTCCTGCGCATGGGTTCTTTCGAATAA
- the purB gene encoding adenylosuccinate lyase has protein sequence MELDLLTAISPIDGRYRGKTDALAAYFSEFALIKYRVQVEVEYFITLCELPLPQLKGVDKGVFETLRNIYRNFSEADAGRIKEIESVTNHDVKAVEYFLKEEFDKLGGMDDYKEFIHFGLTSQDINNTSIPLSVKEALEQVYYPQIEELIAQLRTYAEEWANIPMLAKTHGQPASPTRLGKEVMVFVYRLERQLAALKACPLTAKFGGATGNYNAHHVAYPEYDWKAFGNRFVAEKLGLEREEYTTQISNYDNLSAVFDAMKRINTVMIDMNRDFWQYISMEYFKQKIKAGEVGSSAMPHKVNPIDFENAEGNLGIANAILEHLAVKLPVSRLQRDLTDSTVLRNVGVPFGHIIIAIQSSLKGLRKLLLNETAIYRDLDNCWSVVAEAIQTILRREAYPHPYEALKALTRTNQAITESSIKEFIEELNVSEDIKKELRAITPHTYTGL, from the coding sequence ATGGAACTTGATTTACTTACCGCAATCTCTCCGATTGACGGTCGTTACAGGGGCAAGACAGATGCTTTGGCTGCCTATTTCTCAGAATTTGCACTGATAAAATATCGTGTACAGGTTGAAGTGGAATATTTTATCACCTTGTGTGAACTGCCTTTGCCGCAGTTGAAAGGGGTGGACAAGGGTGTATTCGAGACATTAAGAAATATCTACCGTAACTTTTCCGAAGCCGATGCCGGACGCATCAAGGAGATTGAAAGCGTGACTAACCACGACGTGAAGGCTGTGGAATATTTCCTGAAAGAAGAATTTGACAAGTTGGGCGGTATGGACGACTATAAAGAGTTTATCCATTTCGGACTGACTTCGCAAGATATTAACAATACCTCTATTCCTTTGTCTGTAAAAGAAGCACTGGAACAGGTGTATTATCCCCAGATAGAAGAGCTGATTGCCCAGCTCCGCACATACGCGGAAGAGTGGGCGAACATCCCGATGCTTGCCAAAACGCATGGGCAGCCGGCTTCTCCTACCCGTTTGGGAAAAGAGGTGATGGTGTTTGTGTATCGTCTGGAGCGCCAGTTGGCCGCATTGAAAGCATGTCCGTTAACCGCTAAATTTGGTGGAGCTACGGGTAATTACAACGCGCATCATGTGGCCTATCCGGAATATGACTGGAAGGCTTTCGGCAACAGGTTTGTCGCTGAGAAGCTGGGGCTGGAGCGTGAGGAATATACAACCCAGATATCCAATTATGATAATCTGTCGGCAGTTTTCGACGCGATGAAACGTATCAATACGGTGATGATCGATATGAATCGCGACTTCTGGCAATATATCTCCATGGAATACTTCAAACAGAAGATTAAAGCCGGGGAGGTTGGTTCAAGTGCGATGCCGCATAAGGTGAATCCCATTGACTTTGAGAATGCCGAAGGCAACCTGGGCATAGCAAATGCCATCCTTGAGCATCTGGCGGTGAAATTGCCGGTGTCACGTCTGCAGCGCGACCTGACCGACTCCACCGTATTGCGTAACGTGGGTGTTCCGTTCGGGCATATTATAATCGCTATCCAAAGCTCACTGAAAGGATTGCGTAAGCTGTTGCTGAACGAAACGGCTATCTACCGCGATCTGGATAATTGCTGGAGTGTGGTGGCCGAGGCCATTCAGACAATCCTGCGCCGCGAGGCATATCCGCATCCTTATGAAGCGCTGAAAGCGTTGACACGTACCAATCAGGCGATTACGGAGAGCTCAATCAAGGAATTCATAGAAGAATTGAATGTGAGCGAGGACATAAAGAAGGAATTGCGTGCGATTACTCCCCATACGTATACGGGACTTTAA